A stretch of Shewanella dokdonensis DNA encodes these proteins:
- a CDS encoding MFS transporter: protein MENRGNKASFWAAAISLAATFVASATPIPLYGTYQRVDGISYLGLSLSSVVYFVGAVTALLVFGRLSNHLGRRPVSIAAVILAAMASISFLQLHDATPLLVGRFLQGLACGLASTALAAWIVDCAHSVPQWLAPAVISCGPMTGLTIGGIVSGVLVEYGPIPRQLPFYLVLVLLLICVVLIMRSNETMPSAPGAIGSLKPRMGLPANAKKFFPVAAVTFISTWALGGFFQAFGPAMAHEQLHTSNAIAAALVFASIMAPSTIGASIAGKMKATNAQFYGMLSFAVFVGGLLLALQLGTLVLFLITSVLAGIAQGMVLTGSIQTMVANLQPKERANVLSVIYVTSYTGAAIPTLIAGQMSENHSLLQVACGYGVLALFGAITVIFSRKYQQREFQQCGLQG, encoded by the coding sequence TTGGAAAATAGAGGAAATAAAGCATCATTTTGGGCCGCGGCAATCTCATTAGCTGCCACGTTTGTAGCATCTGCGACTCCCATTCCTTTATACGGAACTTATCAGCGGGTAGACGGTATCAGTTATTTGGGGCTATCACTTAGCTCTGTGGTGTACTTTGTCGGTGCCGTTACTGCGTTACTGGTTTTTGGAAGATTATCCAACCATCTTGGTCGCCGCCCAGTATCGATTGCAGCGGTTATTTTGGCGGCAATGGCATCTATCTCTTTCTTACAATTACATGATGCTACCCCACTCCTTGTGGGACGTTTTTTACAAGGGCTGGCCTGTGGCTTGGCGTCCACAGCCCTTGCAGCTTGGATTGTTGATTGTGCTCACAGTGTCCCCCAATGGTTAGCGCCAGCGGTAATTAGCTGTGGCCCAATGACAGGGTTAACCATCGGCGGCATTGTCTCAGGTGTGTTAGTTGAATATGGCCCCATACCTCGTCAGTTGCCATTTTACTTGGTATTGGTGCTGTTGCTGATCTGTGTCGTCTTAATCATGCGAAGTAACGAAACCATGCCATCCGCCCCGGGTGCCATCGGTTCACTAAAACCACGCATGGGTCTGCCAGCAAATGCTAAAAAGTTCTTTCCGGTTGCGGCGGTTACGTTTATCAGCACATGGGCATTGGGCGGCTTTTTTCAGGCCTTTGGACCTGCTATGGCTCATGAACAATTACATACATCCAATGCGATTGCCGCAGCCTTAGTATTTGCGTCCATTATGGCACCAAGCACTATTGGTGCCTCCATTGCAGGCAAGATGAAGGCTACCAATGCGCAATTCTATGGCATGCTCAGCTTTGCTGTATTTGTTGGCGGTCTGTTATTAGCTCTGCAATTAGGCACCTTAGTGCTGTTCTTAATTACCAGTGTCTTAGCCGGGATAGCCCAAGGCATGGTACTGACTGGCAGTATTCAAACCATGGTAGCGAACTTACAGCCTAAGGAACGCGCCAATGTGTTATCGGTTATCTATGTCACTTCTTATACAGGTGCGGCAATCCCTACTCTGATCGCCGGGCAGATGTCTGAAAACCATAGCTTGTTACAGGTCGCCTGTGGTTATGGCGTGCTGGCGTTATTCGGCGCCATCACAGTTATCTTTTCAAGGAAGTATCAACAGCGGGAATTTCAACAATGCGGATTACAAGGATAA
- a CDS encoding cyclophilin-like fold protein produces the protein MKIAIDIQAQTLTATLKPNSVAVNDFLALLPLSLTLTDYASTEKVADLPKRLATTGEPASTSAQTGDITYYAPWGNLAIFHKPFGHANGLVKLGTLDSGVALLRKTGAIDVTIRRIE, from the coding sequence GTGAAAATAGCCATCGACATCCAAGCTCAAACACTCACGGCAACGTTAAAACCAAATAGTGTAGCAGTGAATGATTTTTTAGCACTGCTACCTTTGTCATTGACGCTGACGGACTATGCGTCAACAGAAAAAGTGGCAGATCTCCCCAAACGCCTCGCAACAACGGGCGAACCGGCAAGCACGTCCGCGCAAACCGGTGATATCACTTACTATGCGCCGTGGGGCAACCTAGCGATTTTTCATAAACCTTTTGGGCATGCTAACGGCTTAGTCAAACTCGGCACGCTGGATTCAGGTGTCGCGCTATTACGCAAAACAGGCGCAATCGATGTGACGATCAGACGTATAGAATGA
- a CDS encoding NAD(P)-dependent alcohol dehydrogenase: MKTIGYAAHSADAHMVPYHFERRDLRANDVAIEILYCGVCHSDLHTVNGDWGPQPYPLVPGHEIVGVVQSVGSDVKNYQVGDRVAVGCMVDSCQECDQCHHGEEQFCRHGMTPTYGAPDRISGETTQGGYSKHIVVREEFVLRIPDNMDMAKAAPILCAGITTFSPLRTWKVTNGSRVGVIGLGGLGHMAVKLAHAMGAEVTAISRTKTKEKEAIAMGAKGILASTDANAMAAAANSFDLIIDTAPVKHDVSAYASLLDIDGTLVVVGQVGPLEELMSVPLVFGRRRIAGSLIGGIAETQEVLDFCAQHNVYPDCEMIKMDQINDAFARLAKGDLAHRFVIDMSSLQEA; encoded by the coding sequence ATGAAAACTATTGGATATGCGGCTCACTCCGCCGACGCACACATGGTGCCATACCATTTTGAACGTCGTGATCTGCGCGCAAATGATGTCGCGATTGAGATTCTCTACTGTGGTGTCTGCCATTCAGACCTGCACACAGTCAATGGTGACTGGGGGCCACAGCCTTATCCCTTAGTCCCTGGCCACGAAATCGTGGGTGTAGTGCAATCGGTTGGTTCAGATGTCAAAAACTACCAAGTAGGTGACCGTGTCGCTGTTGGCTGTATGGTCGATAGTTGTCAGGAATGTGATCAATGCCATCATGGCGAAGAACAGTTCTGTCGCCACGGGATGACGCCCACTTATGGCGCTCCTGATCGTATCAGTGGTGAAACGACTCAAGGTGGTTATTCAAAACATATTGTCGTGCGCGAAGAGTTCGTATTGCGCATTCCAGATAATATGGATATGGCAAAAGCTGCACCGATACTTTGCGCTGGCATTACAACTTTCTCGCCGCTCCGTACTTGGAAGGTAACTAACGGCTCCCGTGTCGGTGTCATCGGTCTCGGCGGCCTTGGTCATATGGCGGTGAAACTGGCGCATGCCATGGGCGCCGAAGTCACCGCGATTAGTCGCACCAAAACTAAGGAAAAAGAAGCCATTGCCATGGGCGCCAAAGGCATCTTGGCATCTACTGATGCCAACGCCATGGCCGCGGCGGCCAATTCCTTTGATCTGATCATAGATACTGCACCAGTAAAACATGATGTTAGTGCCTATGCTTCGTTACTGGATATCGACGGTACACTGGTGGTAGTCGGGCAAGTAGGGCCACTGGAAGAGTTAATGAGCGTGCCATTGGTGTTTGGCCGTCGCCGTATCGCCGGTTCATTGATTGGAGGTATTGCGGAGACTCAGGAAGTATTGGATTTCTGTGCCCAGCACAATGTCTATCCTGATTGTGAGATGATCAAAATGGATCAGATTAATGATGCGTTTGCTCGTCTAGCAAAGGGCGATTTGGCACATCGTTTTGTTATCGATATGTCATCCTTACAGGAAGCGTAA
- a CDS encoding AraC family transcriptional regulator: MEDIQRSLCRSISKWQQEAGDSDSAISGLSFFRRESVSEPAYCLIEPSIVFVVQGAKQIVIGDEFYTYDTSNYLITSLDLPGSSRAIAASKDKPCLGLTLKLDFSLLSELIPQCKIPLITPTAHTRNISASLGDMDERLLLPFERLVALLDESEAIDILAPLLKKEIHYRLLMGKLGPLLRQIISFDSQAYRVSKAINWLKRNYQQNICTEDLASLVQMSVSSFHSHFRQLTGMSPLQYQKWLRLNEAKRLMLANKFDAASAAFEVGYSSPSQFSREYKRLFGKPPKLDTAKVENSIIS; the protein is encoded by the coding sequence ATGGAAGATATTCAGCGTTCATTGTGCCGATCAATTAGCAAGTGGCAGCAGGAAGCCGGGGATTCAGATAGCGCTATCAGTGGCCTGAGTTTTTTCCGCCGAGAGTCGGTGTCAGAACCCGCATATTGTTTAATAGAGCCGAGTATTGTGTTTGTTGTGCAGGGCGCTAAACAAATTGTTATTGGAGACGAGTTTTACACTTATGACACGTCAAACTATCTCATCACTTCGTTAGATCTTCCCGGAAGTTCACGTGCCATTGCGGCGAGTAAAGATAAGCCTTGCCTTGGATTGACGCTAAAACTCGATTTTTCGCTGTTATCGGAGCTGATCCCCCAATGTAAAATTCCGCTGATAACGCCAACTGCACATACTCGAAATATTAGCGCGAGTTTAGGGGATATGGATGAACGCTTGTTATTACCATTCGAGCGATTAGTTGCATTATTAGATGAGTCTGAAGCGATCGATATTTTAGCTCCCTTGCTTAAAAAAGAGATCCATTATCGCTTGCTGATGGGAAAACTGGGGCCTTTGCTCAGGCAAATTATCTCTTTTGACAGCCAAGCTTATCGAGTATCAAAAGCAATAAACTGGTTAAAGCGCAACTATCAACAGAATATTTGTACCGAAGATTTGGCGTCTCTTGTTCAGATGAGTGTTTCATCATTTCATTCCCATTTCAGGCAATTAACGGGAATGAGTCCGTTACAATATCAAAAATGGTTACGCTTGAACGAAGCCAAACGCCTTATGTTGGCGAATAAATTTGATGCGGCTAGTGCCGCGTTTGAAGTGGGATACAGTAGTCCCTCGCAGTTTAGCCGCGAGTATAAGCGGCTGTTTGGTAAACCACCGAAACTAGACACTGCGAAGGTAGAAAATTCGATCATTTCGTAA
- the pptA gene encoding tautomerase PptA: protein MPHVDLKYYPRDLTAQDKQALAEAIASVLKQHLNTTDDAISIAMHEVDAADWKAQVYDPIIKPNLSTLAKKPGYQL from the coding sequence ATGCCACATGTAGATTTAAAATATTATCCACGAGATCTTACTGCACAAGATAAACAGGCGTTAGCGGAAGCTATCGCTAGCGTGCTAAAACAACACTTAAATACCACGGATGATGCCATTTCCATCGCCATGCATGAAGTTGATGCAGCTGACTGGAAAGCACAAGTTTACGACCCCATCATCAAGCCCAATCTCAGCACATTAGCCAAAAAACCGGGTTATCAGTTATAG